Proteins from a single region of Rhodopirellula halodulae:
- a CDS encoding DUF1593 domain-containing protein codes for MCRKHDRMIASWFVTLGGMLVLTFLAESQCVMADSPVSHKPRIITTTDLGADPDDEQSLVRLFVSANEFDQEGLIVSTGCWKKSQSNTAMLDKIVDAYAECEANLKVHAEGFPTADDLRSISIMGQTGYGMGDVGDGKDSPGSELIIASVDKDDPRPVWVGCWGGANNVAQAIWKVRATRSPEELKAFLSKLRVFDILGQDDAGAWIAKNFPDVFYIRATAVYGWQPSDDYLDQHIQNHGPLGAVYPDRKWATEGDTPAFMHVYPNGLNDPEQIDQGGWGGRFSFEKKAGIRSMKPVTNEHEFDPYEMYGNTSDGAKAIKRWSEAYDNDFAARMDWSVTNNYEDANHHPIAVLNGDKTRSVLTLSVRPGTSLTLKADGSSDPDRDELDYAWDIYREPSSFAGEVVISDETSSTATLSIPNDASGTSIHVVLTLQDHGTPRLTAYRRVVLNVE; via the coding sequence ATGTGTCGAAAACATGATCGAATGATCGCGTCTTGGTTTGTCACGCTGGGCGGAATGCTGGTGCTAACCTTTCTGGCAGAAAGCCAATGCGTGATGGCGGACTCGCCGGTCTCTCACAAGCCGCGAATCATCACCACGACCGATTTGGGAGCTGATCCCGATGACGAGCAAAGCTTGGTGCGTCTGTTTGTCTCCGCGAATGAATTCGATCAAGAAGGCTTGATTGTCTCGACCGGTTGTTGGAAGAAATCGCAAAGCAACACGGCGATGTTGGACAAAATTGTTGACGCCTACGCAGAGTGCGAAGCCAATCTGAAGGTGCATGCCGAAGGCTTTCCTACGGCGGATGATTTGCGTTCCATCTCGATCATGGGGCAAACCGGTTACGGCATGGGCGATGTCGGTGACGGCAAAGACAGTCCCGGTTCAGAGTTGATCATCGCATCGGTAGACAAAGACGATCCTCGCCCGGTGTGGGTTGGATGCTGGGGTGGAGCCAACAACGTGGCGCAAGCGATTTGGAAAGTCCGTGCCACACGTTCGCCGGAAGAACTCAAAGCTTTTCTTAGCAAGTTGCGGGTGTTCGACATTCTGGGCCAAGACGACGCGGGAGCTTGGATCGCGAAAAACTTTCCCGACGTGTTCTACATTCGGGCGACGGCGGTATATGGGTGGCAGCCGTCGGATGACTACCTGGATCAACACATTCAAAACCATGGCCCTTTGGGAGCGGTTTATCCAGATCGCAAATGGGCGACCGAAGGTGACACGCCCGCGTTCATGCACGTCTATCCCAATGGGCTGAATGATCCCGAGCAGATTGATCAGGGTGGTTGGGGAGGACGGTTCAGCTTTGAAAAGAAAGCCGGGATCCGTAGCATGAAACCCGTCACCAACGAACATGAATTCGATCCGTACGAGATGTACGGAAACACGTCGGATGGCGCGAAAGCGATCAAACGTTGGAGCGAAGCGTACGACAACGATTTCGCCGCGCGGATGGATTGGAGCGTGACAAACAACTACGAAGATGCCAACCACCATCCAATCGCGGTGCTCAATGGCGATAAAACGCGAAGTGTGCTCACGCTGTCGGTTCGCCCCGGAACGTCGTTGACGCTCAAGGCGGATGGATCTTCTGATCCTGATAGGGATGAACTGGACTACGCTTGGGACATCTATCGCGAACCCAGTTCATTCGCTGGTGAGGTGGTCATTTCGGATGAGACATCCTCGACGGCTACCTTGTCGATCCCAAATGATGCATCGGGCACGAGCATTCACGTGGTGCTGACGTTGCAGGATCACGGCACACCGCGATTGACCGCTTACCGACGGGTTGTGCTGAACGTCGAGTGA
- a CDS encoding endo-1,4-beta-xylanase: protein MPLRPDGLNRIPTFEIAELMNVLNLGFRSTCIGAMTILILGAGAVAVQAQESEARSLKNAVASRFKIGVGVSHQVVQNADDVALIRQHFQILTPENCMKPQGIHPEEERWNFGPTDAFADFVRENDLEMVGHCLVWAKDDRTDPWMMKEDGQPVSREKLLQRIQNHVDVVVERYADVSTHWDVVNEAIGDSGDGLLRDSVYSRTTGIDFIVTAFQAARAKDPDALLIYNDYNGHKPGKREKLIEFLKQAKAKGAPIDAYGMQGHFELGDNSLDELRTTFDQLRELGVQVVVSELDIDIVRRGRWWADGNAHREELKSFDPYKDGMPAEIEAEMVQQYVALFQLFDEYQDIIARVSFWNLHDGQSWLNYFPWNRVNHPLLFDRQRQPKPAFDAVIELLNQSE from the coding sequence ATGCCGCTGAGACCAGACGGACTGAATCGAATCCCCACCTTTGAGATTGCTGAATTGATGAACGTTTTGAATCTTGGCTTTCGATCGACTTGCATCGGTGCAATGACAATATTGATACTTGGAGCTGGAGCCGTTGCGGTTCAGGCACAAGAATCCGAAGCACGGTCCCTAAAGAACGCCGTTGCTTCGCGATTCAAAATCGGAGTTGGGGTCAGCCATCAAGTGGTTCAGAATGCTGACGACGTGGCGTTGATTCGGCAGCATTTCCAAATTTTGACGCCAGAGAACTGCATGAAGCCGCAGGGCATCCATCCGGAGGAAGAACGATGGAATTTTGGTCCCACGGATGCTTTTGCGGACTTCGTTCGCGAAAACGATTTGGAGATGGTGGGGCATTGCTTGGTCTGGGCCAAAGACGATCGCACGGATCCGTGGATGATGAAAGAAGATGGCCAACCCGTCTCTCGCGAAAAGTTGCTCCAGAGGATTCAAAACCATGTTGACGTGGTGGTGGAGCGGTACGCTGATGTGTCCACGCATTGGGATGTGGTCAACGAGGCGATTGGTGACAGCGGCGATGGTTTACTTCGAGATTCGGTTTATTCGCGAACCACTGGCATCGATTTTATCGTCACGGCGTTCCAAGCCGCTCGGGCGAAGGATCCGGACGCGTTATTGATCTACAACGACTACAACGGACACAAGCCGGGCAAGCGTGAGAAGCTGATTGAATTTCTCAAGCAAGCCAAAGCCAAAGGGGCTCCCATCGATGCGTATGGCATGCAGGGGCATTTTGAGTTGGGAGACAATTCGTTGGACGAGCTGCGTACGACGTTCGATCAGCTTCGCGAATTGGGTGTCCAAGTGGTGGTGTCCGAACTGGACATCGACATCGTTCGTCGCGGACGTTGGTGGGCCGATGGAAATGCTCATCGCGAGGAACTGAAGAGCTTCGATCCGTACAAAGACGGGATGCCGGCGGAGATCGAGGCCGAGATGGTTCAGCAGTATGTGGCGCTCTTTCAATTGTTCGACGAGTATCAAGACATCATCGCTCGGGTGTCCTTTTGGAACCTGCACGATGGGCAGAGTTGGTTGAACTACTTCCCTTGGAATCGAGTCAACCATCCGCTGCTATTCGATCGCCAACGCCAACCCAAACCCGCGTTTGACGCGGTGATTGAGTTGCTGAATCAATCTGAATGA